Proteins encoded in a region of the Marinomonas maritima genome:
- a CDS encoding DUF4381 domain-containing protein, producing the protein MPTAPVQTIIDLPNNAYLLPQSVPMWPPVWWTWLVLAAIILLIMAVIIFFYRRHQKHAYRREALSNIRTTSSELTDKACILLCHEMIRRCLISEGQNEIAALPSATLLQKIDNTMPEKHRFSALGSDFVDGLYRDHIELTPEQRKEMINVTCYWIRKHHA; encoded by the coding sequence ATGCCTACCGCTCCCGTACAGACAATCATAGATTTGCCCAACAACGCGTATTTACTGCCTCAATCAGTCCCTATGTGGCCGCCTGTTTGGTGGACTTGGTTGGTCTTGGCGGCCATTATTTTATTAATAATGGCCGTCATTATTTTCTTTTACCGACGCCATCAAAAGCACGCCTATCGTCGAGAAGCGCTTTCTAACATCAGAACAACATCAAGCGAATTGACAGACAAAGCATGCATTTTACTGTGCCATGAAATGATTCGCCGTTGCTTGATAAGTGAAGGACAAAACGAAATAGCGGCTTTACCTAGCGCCACACTGTTGCAAAAAATTGACAACACCATGCCAGAAAAACATCGTTTCTCGGCACTGGGTTCTGACTTCGTAGATGGACTATACCGCGATCATATTGAGTTAACCCCCGAACAGCGGAAAGAAATGATAAACGTCACTTGCTACTGGATAAGGAAACACCATGCTTGA
- a CDS encoding DUF58 domain-containing protein yields the protein MSPLLSPESPELDDAHFALLAHYAKHLGRAPKAIRFATSAGERRSRQKGHGMEMLELRAYQASDDLRHIDWRVTARTGQAHTRLYAQENDHQRLLLLDLSSSAYFGTRHTFISTRLIQLAGIIAWRSKQQGDTLSYRLTYGAEEHASNKSRTLSFLLSQLKEASHLEHRTNESRPDSIWSNTLLTNKIHNKDVIILTDKQTWSDSEESALMRLAKHNSVHWIQIIDSNVYNLPAGQYQMADRHGVKQVNISKHSMQQAKIDFFEQNALMRKKLAAFGIRHQLFDITESPEKIARYLLSQGALH from the coding sequence ATGAGCCCATTATTATCACCCGAATCCCCAGAGCTGGATGACGCCCATTTTGCCCTATTGGCACATTACGCCAAGCATTTAGGACGAGCGCCAAAAGCCATTCGCTTTGCAACAAGTGCCGGTGAACGCCGCTCTCGGCAAAAAGGTCACGGCATGGAAATGCTTGAACTACGCGCCTATCAAGCCAGCGACGACTTAAGGCACATTGACTGGCGAGTTACGGCTCGTACAGGTCAAGCACATACTCGACTTTACGCGCAGGAAAACGACCACCAGCGACTTTTATTGTTAGACCTTTCTAGTAGCGCCTACTTTGGAACGCGTCACACTTTTATTTCCACACGGTTAATCCAGTTGGCGGGCATTATTGCATGGCGCTCAAAACAGCAAGGTGACACGCTTTCCTATCGCTTAACCTACGGTGCAGAAGAACACGCCAGTAATAAATCTAGAACCCTTTCGTTTCTATTAAGCCAACTAAAAGAGGCGTCTCATTTAGAACACCGAACCAATGAGAGTCGCCCTGATAGTATTTGGTCAAACACCTTGCTAACAAACAAGATACATAATAAAGACGTGATTATTCTGACGGACAAACAAACGTGGAGCGACAGCGAAGAAAGCGCGCTAATGCGGCTAGCCAAACACAATTCCGTTCATTGGATACAAATCATCGACAGCAATGTTTATAACTTGCCCGCAGGCCAATATCAGATGGCCGACCGTCACGGTGTCAAACAAGTGAACATTAGTAAACACAGTATGCAGCAGGCAAAAATAGATTTTTTTGAACAAAATGCGCTGATGCGTAAAAAACTGGCCGCTTTTGGCATTCGTCACCAATTGTTTGACATTACTGAATCTCCAGAAAAAATAGCGCGTTATTTGCTGTCTCAAGGAGCGCTACACTGA
- a CDS encoding vWA domain-containing protein, with the protein MILFDVIHFERPYWLLFIPLTLLVAFFFRLNNSKKNTLHKVVDQNLLNHLVYKNASTNMNMWLGLMALTLCWIGLAGVSWTKNPTTMFENTQKTVLVVDQSLSMYAIDIKPNRQTQLKQTIRDILEQSKEGEIALVAFAGEGFIISPFSQDRETITHFLLALDPIIMPVYGGNLSSGVATALSLNKDDSAPLHLIIFTDDLSQHDKEKIPTLLKDLNIQLDIVAIGTQQGALIKLPDGQILKRNGMNVIPAVPISDLKALTTNLGGRFHQGRLTSRELAQITSTSLNNEQTQKAQNKSIHWTEQGHWFALPFLLWLAFQFRKGMVLMLFLGLFSLSSEKLQASPLDWFLTQDQKGQRAVDQGNWQEADRHFQQPNWKAASSYALKNYPAAIQALDKLDKNAAENYNLGNALALSGDTKKAMQAYETALEQDPSLKAAKENLEYLKQQEQEQKKKKQQEKENSSSDKQNEKKDQNKQNQSDANDKNDSKDPSDSKKDNKKDETQDNNKTPEDNKQNKRSDSQNKNEQAKTTLDKEKEQALKQWLKQIQDDPGKLLQRKLWYLHQEKRNENRFTQEDGQNPW; encoded by the coding sequence ATGATACTTTTTGATGTTATTCATTTTGAGCGTCCCTACTGGCTTCTTTTTATCCCACTCACTTTGCTAGTGGCTTTTTTCTTTCGTCTAAACAATTCGAAGAAAAATACCTTACATAAAGTGGTTGATCAAAACCTGCTCAATCACCTTGTCTATAAAAACGCATCCACTAACATGAATATGTGGCTAGGACTGATGGCGCTTACATTGTGTTGGATTGGCTTAGCTGGCGTAAGCTGGACAAAAAACCCAACAACCATGTTCGAAAACACCCAGAAAACCGTTTTAGTTGTTGATCAGTCTTTATCCATGTACGCCATAGACATCAAACCTAATAGACAGACCCAATTAAAACAAACGATCAGAGACATATTAGAGCAAAGTAAAGAAGGCGAAATAGCTTTGGTAGCCTTCGCAGGCGAAGGCTTTATTATTAGCCCCTTTAGCCAAGACAGAGAAACTATCACTCATTTTCTGTTGGCACTCGACCCAATCATCATGCCTGTATATGGCGGCAATTTAAGCAGTGGAGTCGCAACCGCCTTATCACTCAATAAAGACGATTCGGCACCTTTACATCTCATCATTTTCACCGATGACCTTAGCCAACATGATAAAGAAAAAATTCCAACGCTATTAAAAGACCTCAACATACAGCTGGATATAGTTGCGATAGGGACTCAACAAGGCGCTCTAATTAAACTTCCTGACGGCCAAATTCTGAAAAGAAATGGCATGAATGTTATTCCAGCAGTGCCTATATCCGATTTAAAAGCACTAACCACAAATCTTGGAGGCAGATTTCACCAAGGGCGATTAACTTCTCGTGAGCTTGCGCAAATAACCAGCACATCACTGAATAACGAGCAAACTCAAAAAGCCCAAAATAAAAGCATTCACTGGACCGAACAAGGACATTGGTTTGCTCTGCCCTTTCTGCTTTGGCTCGCATTTCAATTTAGAAAAGGTATGGTATTGATGCTTTTCCTAGGTCTCTTTTCTTTGTCCTCTGAAAAGCTACAAGCATCGCCTCTGGATTGGTTTTTGACTCAAGACCAAAAAGGACAACGCGCGGTTGACCAAGGGAACTGGCAAGAGGCTGATCGTCATTTTCAACAACCAAACTGGAAGGCCGCATCCTCTTATGCGTTAAAAAATTACCCTGCAGCAATACAAGCACTGGATAAGCTGGACAAGAATGCGGCAGAAAATTACAACCTAGGTAACGCGTTGGCATTGTCTGGCGACACAAAGAAAGCGATGCAAGCGTATGAAACAGCGCTAGAGCAAGACCCATCCTTAAAAGCCGCCAAAGAGAACCTCGAATACTTAAAACAGCAAGAACAGGAACAAAAAAAGAAAAAACAACAAGAGAAAGAAAACAGTTCCTCAGACAAACAGAATGAGAAGAAGGATCAGAACAAACAAAACCAATCAGACGCTAATGATAAAAATGACTCAAAAGATCCATCTGATTCAAAAAAAGACAATAAAAAAGACGAAACACAAGACAACAACAAAACACCTGAGGATAATAAACAAAATAAACGCTCAGACAGTCAAAACAAAAATGAGCAAGCTAAGACAACATTAGACAAAGAAAAAGAACAGGCATTAAAACAATGGCTAAAGCAAATCCAAGATGATCCTGGGAAGCTTTTACAGCGCAAACTTTGGTATTTGCACCAAGAAAAACGCAATGAAAATCGATTTACGCAAGAGGATGGGCAAAACCCATGGTAG
- a CDS encoding Dyp-type peroxidase, producing MTTPFQSGIIAEASSDALFITLNINRAEICAFKAALAVAPALITKLQHQFPDAHLHATIGLSDQVWDELDTTRRPKYLAPFPHIAGKEIEIKPTDVDLVLHIRSSRHDATYQLGCTLYSAFGTSVTLAEEVSCFKYMDNRDLTGFVDGTENPEGEQRKTVALVGKEDPDFKNGSYLNLIRFVHNLERWEKEDLKTQEDVYGRTKHTNQEYPSSEKSVHAHTKRTSLKDENGCAMEILRQSIPFASLTEKGLMFASYSKTPETFNMMLKSMIKGDQDGNTDHLMKYTRATTAQAFFIPANNWLTSLSN from the coding sequence ATGACGACACCATTTCAATCAGGTATTATCGCCGAGGCGTCAAGTGACGCCCTTTTCATTACTCTCAATATTAATAGAGCAGAAATCTGTGCATTTAAAGCCGCTTTAGCCGTCGCTCCTGCCCTTATTACTAAACTTCAACATCAGTTCCCAGATGCACACTTACACGCAACCATAGGCCTAAGCGATCAAGTATGGGACGAGTTAGATACAACAAGGCGCCCAAAATACCTTGCGCCTTTTCCTCATATAGCAGGCAAAGAAATAGAAATAAAGCCCACTGATGTTGATCTTGTCCTTCACATTCGATCTTCACGTCATGACGCTACCTACCAATTAGGCTGCACGCTTTATTCAGCTTTTGGCACAAGCGTCACATTAGCGGAAGAAGTCAGCTGCTTTAAATATATGGATAACCGAGACTTAACTGGATTTGTAGACGGAACCGAAAATCCAGAAGGCGAGCAACGCAAAACAGTCGCACTGGTAGGCAAAGAAGACCCCGACTTTAAAAATGGATCATACTTAAACCTAATTCGCTTCGTACACAATTTAGAAAGATGGGAAAAAGAAGATCTCAAAACGCAAGAAGACGTTTATGGCCGCACTAAACACACCAACCAAGAATACCCTTCCTCTGAGAAATCTGTTCATGCGCACACTAAACGCACCTCACTAAAAGATGAAAATGGGTGTGCAATGGAAATATTGCGCCAAAGTATTCCTTTTGCATCTTTGACAGAAAAAGGTCTTATGTTTGCAAGTTATAGTAAGACGCCAGAAACTTTCAATATGATGCTGAAAAGCATGATAAAAGGTGATCAAGATGGCAATACCGATCACCTAATGAAATACACTAGAGCAACAACGGCACAAGCCTTCTTCATCCCTGCAAACAATTGGTTAACATCTCTTTCAAACTAA
- a CDS encoding BatD family protein yields MVVKQYFFSLTSPNKLSRLFYSLMAVLFFITSSNSLFAASVTASLNKEVTIENEVVQLTLRADFSDTGNGPDLTPLQRDFDILGKSQNSQFSFNLGTSTALNFWVVSLMPKSVGTVEIPPIKIGAHESEPIRLVIKSSPQLMDSNGNPPVIMRTEVSEIEPYLQQEVILSVKLYTSVAMQNANRSVPSHPDLVVERLIDDQMNYETINGTQYQVLTRDYLAFPQRSGVLTLPPQSIQAMINTSTGRRMIKVQSEPLNLQVLPIPASYSSDTWLPSQEVTVSTSLSKTSDTPRVGDTLIWTININAKGALPEQIPTLDFNSTPNYKLYPKPPKFDNQKTANGVTGNQTIIVEVVPTEEGSLVLPDINIVYWDTEQRIIRTATASTQKISIAPLPNSSNGTVKKEADKATISEPLPAQTRSVAPISLAKKPNAKTIEPSALDIELTQVDQGISFRHYLVIGLLLLAVFLISAWLSIRFKRRKAQPNTLNHVPTLQEFAPLNTIDEQSAYKTLITCCQQNNLPQLRSSLLEWARHRWGDDEIRSVDDIKRLTSVQVTQLLMESELMMYSNNPSHEWQGEPLAVALEEYTSGQAKPSQASQLKTLYPNF; encoded by the coding sequence ATGGTAGTAAAGCAATACTTCTTCTCATTAACTTCGCCAAACAAGCTCAGCCGTTTGTTTTACTCATTAATGGCTGTCCTATTTTTTATCACCTCATCAAACTCTCTTTTTGCAGCAAGCGTTACTGCGTCTCTCAACAAAGAAGTCACCATTGAAAATGAAGTCGTGCAGCTCACATTAAGAGCAGACTTTTCCGATACGGGGAATGGCCCGGATCTCACGCCACTACAACGCGACTTTGATATTTTAGGTAAAAGCCAAAACAGTCAATTTAGCTTTAACTTAGGCACCAGCACGGCGTTAAACTTTTGGGTCGTTTCATTGATGCCAAAATCCGTTGGTACGGTCGAAATTCCTCCTATTAAAATTGGCGCCCATGAATCTGAGCCAATCAGATTAGTCATTAAAAGCTCTCCTCAACTCATGGACAGCAACGGTAACCCTCCCGTTATCATGAGAACGGAAGTGTCTGAAATAGAACCGTATTTACAACAAGAAGTCATTTTAAGCGTCAAACTGTACACCTCAGTCGCCATGCAAAATGCCAATCGCTCTGTCCCCTCTCACCCTGACCTTGTCGTCGAAAGACTGATTGACGATCAAATGAACTATGAAACCATTAACGGCACGCAATATCAGGTATTAACTCGCGACTATTTGGCGTTTCCCCAGCGCAGTGGCGTATTAACTTTACCACCCCAAAGCATACAAGCGATGATCAACACCTCGACGGGTAGAAGGATGATCAAGGTTCAAAGCGAGCCTCTTAATCTACAAGTCCTGCCTATTCCCGCAAGCTATTCAAGTGACACCTGGCTGCCTAGCCAAGAAGTAACAGTATCCACTTCTTTAAGCAAAACAAGCGACACCCCTAGAGTGGGTGACACCCTCATTTGGACCATTAATATTAATGCCAAAGGCGCACTGCCTGAACAAATTCCAACACTGGATTTTAATAGCACACCTAACTATAAGCTTTACCCAAAACCTCCTAAATTTGACAATCAAAAAACAGCCAACGGCGTCACAGGCAATCAAACCATCATCGTTGAAGTCGTGCCAACCGAAGAAGGCAGCTTAGTACTACCCGATATCAACATTGTTTATTGGGATACAGAACAAAGAATCATTAGGACGGCGACAGCATCCACTCAAAAAATCAGCATTGCTCCACTGCCAAACAGCTCAAATGGAACCGTCAAAAAAGAAGCCGATAAAGCGACCATCAGTGAACCTTTGCCAGCACAAACTCGCTCTGTTGCCCCTATTTCCTTGGCGAAAAAACCGAACGCTAAAACCATAGAGCCGAGTGCATTAGACATTGAGCTGACACAAGTAGATCAAGGCATTTCTTTTCGTCACTACCTTGTCATTGGTTTATTACTATTAGCTGTTTTTCTAATTAGTGCTTGGTTAAGCATCAGGTTTAAACGCAGAAAAGCACAGCCTAACACCCTCAACCACGTCCCAACATTACAAGAGTTCGCACCTCTTAACACAATCGATGAGCAGAGCGCCTATAAAACGCTAATAACGTGCTGCCAGCAAAATAATCTACCTCAACTCAGATCAAGCCTGCTGGAATGGGCTCGTCATCGATGGGGAGACGATGAAATCCGTAGCGTCGATGATATAAAACGATTAACGTCCGTTCAGGTCACGCAACTCCTAATGGAGTCTGAATTGATGATGTACTCCAATAATCCCAGCCATGAGTGGCAAGGCGAACCTCTTGCTGTCGCACTAGAAGAGTACACCAGCGGCCAAGCCAAACCTTCTCAGGCAAGTCAGCTAAAAACACTTTATCCAAATTTTTAA
- a CDS encoding SurA N-terminal domain-containing protein, whose protein sequence is MLQDIRDKSQGIVVKIIVGFIVVTFALFGVDALVNSFISSESVAKVDGVEITRTQMLQGAETQRRQLISMMGGQVNPALLEDNLLQRRALEELIQRVVLANQAKGLGLGVSDAQVDAYLLQAEQFQIDGQFDQNTYLNFIRSLGFTPLAFKERIKQDVLIQQPRNAISGSEFVLPYQVDSVSELQSQERTYDYVSFSLADESENTSVSEDELKAYYDANKENFKTPEQVKVNYVVISSSDFYSKVNVTDAELQEAYQASISSLAQEERSASHILIDTTDLSDDEAESRLEEIQAKLKSGEDFAVLAAEYSDDIGSKNDGGNLGYVEKGTIDQAFDDALFSMKKGELKSVKSGFGYHLIKLNDITKPDVPTFASKKAELKQDLLEAKAIDALLTAHEDITDLAYASDNLDIIAKEYGVDVLQSAYFGRDGGSDEVTSNASVIAAAFGNAVLEDGQNSNLIELNDDQVAVLHLNDHKQEAFQSYEDTKEQVASIVVQNKAVASLRVKADEAKSASTTEWSSVEGAKRGQDEMTSLAFSLPHPNGDPVIEVKGLSNGDLALIRLNKIDVGSELVSDDQKLVYERYLNQTQASLSTQGQQDFLKNKAEIER, encoded by the coding sequence ATGCTCCAGGATATCAGAGATAAGTCACAAGGCATTGTGGTAAAGATCATCGTTGGTTTTATCGTTGTGACGTTTGCTTTATTTGGAGTGGACGCCTTAGTTAACAGCTTTATTTCTTCGGAGAGTGTTGCAAAAGTTGACGGGGTTGAGATTACCCGAACACAGATGTTGCAAGGAGCAGAAACTCAACGTCGACAATTAATTTCAATGATGGGTGGGCAAGTTAACCCTGCATTACTTGAAGATAATTTACTTCAACGTCGCGCTCTAGAGGAGCTGATTCAGCGTGTTGTGTTAGCCAATCAGGCTAAAGGGTTGGGTTTAGGAGTATCAGATGCTCAAGTAGATGCTTATTTATTACAAGCCGAACAGTTTCAAATTGATGGTCAGTTTGACCAAAATACATATCTTAACTTCATCCGATCTCTTGGTTTTACGCCGTTGGCCTTTAAAGAGCGTATTAAGCAAGATGTTTTGATTCAGCAGCCTCGAAATGCAATATCAGGCTCTGAATTTGTTTTACCTTATCAAGTAGACAGTGTCTCTGAATTGCAATCGCAAGAAAGAACGTATGATTATGTTTCGTTCTCTTTGGCAGATGAGTCGGAAAACACCAGTGTGTCAGAGGATGAGTTAAAAGCGTATTACGATGCTAATAAAGAAAATTTTAAAACGCCTGAGCAAGTTAAAGTTAATTACGTTGTAATTTCCAGTTCGGATTTTTACAGCAAGGTCAATGTGACGGATGCAGAGTTGCAAGAAGCTTACCAAGCATCTATTTCAAGTTTAGCGCAAGAAGAAAGATCAGCGTCACATATTTTGATTGATACAACAGATCTAAGTGATGACGAGGCTGAAAGCCGTCTTGAAGAGATTCAGGCTAAGTTAAAATCTGGTGAAGATTTTGCGGTTTTAGCGGCTGAATATTCTGATGACATTGGTTCGAAAAATGATGGCGGTAATCTAGGTTATGTTGAAAAAGGCACGATAGATCAAGCTTTTGACGATGCATTATTTTCAATGAAAAAGGGCGAGCTAAAATCCGTTAAAAGTGGGTTTGGTTATCACCTTATTAAATTGAACGATATTACTAAGCCAGATGTACCAACGTTTGCATCTAAAAAAGCAGAGTTGAAGCAAGATCTATTGGAAGCTAAGGCAATTGATGCGCTGTTGACGGCGCATGAAGATATTACCGATTTAGCTTACGCTAGTGACAACTTAGATATCATCGCAAAAGAATACGGCGTAGACGTTCTTCAAAGTGCGTATTTTGGGCGTGATGGCGGTTCTGATGAAGTGACTAGTAACGCATCAGTTATTGCGGCAGCATTCGGGAATGCGGTGTTGGAAGATGGCCAAAATAGTAACTTGATTGAATTAAATGATGACCAGGTTGCGGTGTTGCATTTGAATGATCATAAGCAGGAAGCTTTCCAGTCTTATGAGGATACGAAGGAGCAGGTTGCTTCGATAGTGGTTCAAAATAAAGCCGTCGCTTCTCTTCGGGTTAAAGCAGATGAAGCGAAAAGTGCAAGTACTACTGAGTGGTCTTCTGTTGAAGGTGCTAAGCGTGGTCAAGATGAAATGACGTCATTGGCCTTCTCTTTGCCTCATCCAAATGGCGATCCTGTGATTGAAGTTAAGGGCTTATCAAATGGTGATTTGGCTTTGATTAGATTGAATAAGATTGATGTTGGTAGTGAGTTGGTATCTGATGATCAAAAACTGGTCTACGAGCGTTACTTGAATCAAACTCAGGCTAGTCTTAGTACCCAAGGTCAGCAGGATTTTTTAAAAAATAAGGCTGAAATAGAGCGATAA
- a CDS encoding vWA domain-containing protein yields MLELSWPWFLLILPLPFVLYFLPKTKVKGDGIWWGNTSQLIHHQGSNVLPRNPTLRYTCLVLSWFLLILAIAQPVWLGEPTKVTPSGRDLLIALDLSGSMQVTDMTLNDQPANRLKAAKSVLSDFIKERRGDRIGIIVFGTKAYLQAPLSFDTKTINQLVQETQIGFAGEQTAIGDAIGLGIKRLEDKPSDKKVLILMTDGANTAGRVQPQQAATFAASQNVRIHTIGIGADSMIVQSFFGPKAINPSSDLDETLLKNIAAQTGGEYFRAKSTEDLRTIYQTLDALEPTPAEDIWQRPLTSLFQWLGFGSVAFLALSLLASQQVSLRTRNWRKGGRS; encoded by the coding sequence ATGCTTGAGCTTTCTTGGCCTTGGTTTCTGCTTATTTTACCCTTGCCATTCGTCCTGTATTTTCTCCCCAAAACCAAAGTGAAAGGCGATGGCATCTGGTGGGGCAATACATCACAACTAATCCATCATCAGGGCAGTAACGTTCTTCCTAGAAACCCAACACTTAGATATACCTGTTTAGTACTTAGCTGGTTTTTGTTGATATTGGCCATAGCTCAGCCTGTCTGGTTAGGTGAACCAACCAAAGTCACGCCATCTGGGCGCGACTTACTTATCGCGTTGGATTTATCGGGCAGCATGCAAGTCACCGATATGACACTCAATGACCAACCAGCAAACCGCCTCAAAGCCGCTAAATCGGTCTTGTCCGACTTTATAAAAGAACGACGAGGTGACCGCATTGGTATTATCGTCTTTGGCACGAAAGCTTACCTTCAAGCGCCGTTGAGTTTTGATACCAAGACCATTAATCAGCTGGTTCAAGAAACACAAATAGGCTTTGCTGGAGAACAGACGGCCATCGGCGATGCAATCGGGTTGGGCATCAAAAGACTGGAAGACAAACCATCCGACAAAAAAGTACTTATTCTCATGACAGACGGCGCCAACACCGCAGGCCGAGTTCAACCACAACAGGCCGCCACCTTTGCCGCTTCACAAAATGTTCGCATACACACCATCGGCATAGGGGCTGACAGCATGATCGTGCAAAGCTTCTTTGGCCCAAAAGCCATTAACCCATCCAGCGATTTAGACGAAACCTTGTTAAAAAATATTGCCGCTCAAACTGGCGGAGAGTATTTCCGCGCCAAAAGCACCGAAGACTTACGAACTATCTACCAGACCCTTGATGCGTTAGAGCCCACTCCAGCTGAAGATATTTGGCAGCGGCCGCTAACCAGTCTGTTTCAATGGTTAGGCTTTGGATCTGTTGCTTTTCTAGCTTTATCGTTGCTTGCCAGTCAACAAGTTTCTTTGAGAACAAGGAATTGGCGTAAAGGAGGCCGCTCATGA
- a CDS encoding AAA family ATPase — protein MVAVIEQLKDHLNRAVVGQPDLTHELLVALIANGHVLLEGPPGIAKTTAAKALASAIDSRFQRIQFTPDLLPGDVTGSDIYQQETGQFSFIPGPIMNDIVLADEINRAPAKVQSALLEAMGERQVTVGNHSYTLSDLFFVIATQNPIEQEGTYPLPEAQLDRFMMKINLGYPSAASELEVLRLVRQQDLHKTSISTSQPLCKPSDILALQQKALSLYMSESVEQYIVQLVMATRQPELYLGEAGKGTNLIEFGASPRGTLALDRCARANALLDGRDFVTPDDVRQIALPVLRHRIITTFEAQAAGLSVDDLLKRLISHVPAL, from the coding sequence ATGGTAGCTGTAATTGAACAATTAAAAGACCACCTAAATCGCGCCGTCGTCGGCCAACCAGACTTAACTCATGAATTACTCGTCGCATTAATTGCGAATGGTCATGTGCTGCTAGAAGGGCCACCAGGTATCGCAAAAACCACCGCCGCCAAAGCGTTGGCCAGTGCCATCGACAGCCGCTTCCAACGTATTCAATTTACCCCTGATTTATTACCTGGAGACGTTACGGGTTCTGATATTTACCAACAAGAAACCGGACAATTCAGTTTCATCCCTGGCCCTATCATGAATGATATCGTGCTGGCCGACGAGATCAACCGTGCGCCTGCCAAAGTTCAATCTGCTTTATTAGAAGCCATGGGCGAAAGACAAGTCACTGTGGGTAACCATAGCTACACTTTATCGGATTTGTTCTTTGTTATTGCGACACAAAACCCGATTGAGCAAGAAGGAACTTATCCGTTACCAGAAGCTCAACTTGATCGTTTTATGATGAAGATCAATCTTGGTTATCCAAGTGCCGCTAGCGAACTAGAAGTTCTAAGATTAGTGCGACAACAGGATCTTCATAAAACGTCCATAAGTACCTCTCAGCCTTTGTGTAAACCAAGCGATATTTTGGCACTGCAACAAAAGGCCTTGTCTTTATATATGTCAGAAAGTGTCGAGCAATACATAGTGCAATTGGTCATGGCCACGAGACAACCTGAGCTTTATTTAGGCGAGGCAGGCAAAGGAACGAACTTAATTGAGTTTGGTGCTAGCCCGCGCGGCACATTGGCTCTCGATCGTTGCGCACGGGCAAATGCCTTGCTGGATGGACGGGACTTTGTAACACCCGATGATGTACGTCAAATTGCGTTACCAGTCTTGCGCCACCGTATCATTACTACCTTTGAAGCCCAAGCCGCCGGATTATCCGTTGACGACCTATTAAAACGATTGATTAGTCACGTTCCAGCGTTGTAA
- a CDS encoding DUF2835 domain-containing protein, protein MAKVVLNVALSAFKYEAMYAGSAKNLVASSLDGRKVQLPLSAFQRFVTHQGIYGVFEVEFDDMNKLIGVTQIR, encoded by the coding sequence ATGGCAAAAGTGGTTTTAAATGTGGCTTTGTCCGCTTTTAAATATGAGGCTATGTATGCTGGTTCAGCGAAAAATCTGGTCGCGAGTAGCCTAGATGGACGTAAAGTACAGTTGCCTTTGTCCGCCTTTCAGCGTTTTGTAACGCATCAAGGGATCTACGGTGTGTTTGAAGTAGAGTTTGATGACATGAATAAATTGATTGGCGTCACTCAAATTCGATAG